One Salarias fasciatus chromosome 22, fSalaFa1.1, whole genome shotgun sequence DNA segment encodes these proteins:
- the LOC115409915 gene encoding palmitoyltransferase ZDHHC3, producing MKSPAHRTRDIERQAGYLKPEHCAPPPPRTGSDAMWFIRDSCGIVCGVITWLLVFYAEFVVVFVMLLPAKNLLYSLFNGVLFNGLAFLALASHARAMCTDPGAVPKGNATKEFIESLQLKPGQVVYKCPKCCSIKPDRAHHCSVCKRCIKKMDHHCPWVNNCVGENNQKYFVLFTMYIALISFHALIMVAFHFVFCFEEDWTKCSNFSPPATVILLILLCFEGLLFLIFTAVMFGTQVHSICTDETGIEQLKKEERRWAKKSKWMNMKVVFGHPFSIAWLSPFATPDHGKADIYQYIV from the exons ATGAAGAGCCCGGCGCACCGCACCAGGGACATCGAGCGGCAAGCCGGCTACCTGAAGCCCGAGCACtgcgccccgcccccgccccgcacGGGCTCCGACGCCATGTGGTTCATCCGCGACAGCTGCGGCATCGTGTGCGGCGTCATCACCTGGCTCCTGGTCTTCTACGCCGAGTTCGTGGTGGTCTTCGTCATGCTGCTGCCCGCCAAGAACCTGCTGTACAGCCTCTTCAACGGGGTGCTCTTCAACGGCCTCGCCTTCCTCGCCCTCGCCTCCCACGCCAGGGCCATGTGCACAGACCCG GGGGCCGTGCCTAAAGGGAACGCAACCAAAGAATTCATCGAGAGCCTGCAGCTGAAGCCGGGCCAGGTGGTGTACAAATGTCCCAAATGCTGCAGCATCAAGCCCGACAGAGCTCACCACTGCAG TGTGTGTAAACGCTGCATCAAGAAGATGGACCACCACTGCCCCTGGGTGAACAACTGCGTCGGAGAGAACAACCAGAAATACTTCGTGCTCTTTACT ATGTACATTGCACTAATATCCTTCCATGCACTGATCATGGTGGCCTTCCATTTCGTTTTCTGCTTTGAAGAAGACTGGACAA agTGCAGCAACTTCTCCCCGCCAGCGACcgtcatcctcctcatcctcctgtgCTTCGAgggcctcctcttcctcatcttcaccGCCGTCATGTTCGGGACTCAGGTCCACTCCATCTGCACCGACGAGACG gGCATCgagcagctgaagaaggaggagaggaggtgggcCAAGAAGTCCAAGTGGATGAACATGAAGGTGGTGTTCGGACACCCGTTCTCGATAGCCTGGCTCAGCCCCTTCGCCACGCCGGACCACGGCAAGGCCGACATCTACCAGTACATCGTGTGA